AGTATTAGAGAGTTGTTCAGATACTATTTACCAGGATTCGCCGGGATTGCATTGTTGTTGGTAGCATTGGTTTCGGGCAAGAATATCAGTAAGTCTTACATCGGGGGATACATAGTTGCTACACTAGTCGTCTTATCTTATGTGCAAGTAAATGCGATAGCAGAATCGTATTATAGACAATTCTTTGCCACAGTAATTTTCACTATGGCAATCAATTGTCTTGACAAGTACCTTTCCAATTGTAATAACAGGGATCTCATGCTCTTTGCTCTTCTTGGAGCTGGTGCCACCGCATATCACATCTCTATGATTCTATTGATCTTCATCACTTGCATTTTCGTACTATCAGTAGTCCTAAGGAAAAGGAATAGGAAACTGTTAGGAAACTGTTGAAACTTCTCTTCATCATTTTTTTTATTAATGCTCATTTCTTTTCCCGTTTGGACTCCAAAGGTGAGCGACTTAATTGATACGCTTCATCATTTCATCTACACTTCAATGTGGCGATCATTAACGCTATACTCTAGTGAGGGTCTCTGGTTAGGTGGTTCCGTCTAAAGAGGTACAACAGATTTGGCCAACTGCGGAGTATGGTGCTATTATCAGCGATTCTGTTCGTTCCATCCGCAGTCACTTCCATTGAAACCCAAATTGAAAGATCGCCATATATTACTGAAAATATCGAGGCGATCAGCTGGATCGGAAGCAATCTATCTACAAGTAATTCCACAATTTTCGCGCCTGATTATCTTTCAGCCGATCTTATCCAGCTAGGATACTTAATGGCGGTCTGGGACTTCTCCCCTTCAAATACCACACATCCAATGATCATTGCAGAAGAATTCATGGTCAATGCGCCTTCAAATTTGACATACCTCCAAGAATTTTTCAGCAATCATCCGGATTACAAAGAAAAAATATCTACGTCTCTGGGGTAGTTGGGATCTCGATCGGCCTCTCGTCATGACGAAGAAACTCATTCCAGTTGATGATTATGCATTAAGCCCGTATTTCAAATGCGCTTATTATGGATATGCCGAGATTCTTTATATCCATCAGACATCGGTCCGACTGATTTCTGACTCAGTACCCTGTTCAAAAATTCCAGAAAATAATAAATCAGGATCTTTTCTTTAATCCAATGGTCATCAAGCATTTCCAGATCCTGCTGAAAGCTCCCTTCTTTTCCGGAATCAGACGGATGATTCTAATACCAGTAGGCAATTGGATGATCATAATGAAATCTGTGATCGATGGTCCCACATCGGTGACAAAATTTAATATGAATGTGGTCAAAGGCACAAGGACCAGCGATAAAGCAATTGATGCGGCAATGCGCTCAACGGCATTAAAAAACTTTGTTTGTGGAGAATCGTCAGCTGCCTTTTTCTTGCTCTAAAAGCAAGTAAGACCAAACGAATCCTGGAAGGAAAAAGACGACGATCGTGCCAACGATGGCGCGCAGGAGTTCAATAATTATTTATCTTTGCATCATTAACTTGATATCTTATGATATTGGAATTCCCTGGAAAGTTGTGATTGCGTTTTCTTGTGTTAGTATTGCAATTGTGTTAGCATTGCAACATGTTACTTGTTTGACAAATTCACTTTCAAGACCGCTCTAGGAGCGATCTCGTCAAGACCCAATCTAGCTGATAAGTGAGAGATCATCTGCGATCTCCCTCATACTGGAGATGAATCTATCCCTTGAAAAGCTCTTAACTGCGAATTCCCTCGCATTGAGACCCATTTCCTTGCATTTGTGAGGGTTATCGTGTAGAAATTCAATGAACGAAGCCAACTGATCAGAACTGCCTGGAGAATAAAGAAATTCATTCTTTCCATTCTCTATGAGTTTAGGAGTCCCTCCAGATGCAGCACCGATGAGGGGTCTTCCGCATATCATGGCTTCAATCGGTACTCGACCAAACGCCTCACATCAGGAGCATATGAGGAGTACATCAGAGTTCTGGATCAAAGAGGTTGGGTTTTCAACATAACCCGTGAAAGTTATGCGATCCTTGAGATTGCTTGTCGAAACCAACTCCTCCAAATGGCATTTATATTTCTCATCCCACACTCCAACTATTGCCAGTTTGACGTCAAAGCCTTTTCTTACGAGGACTTTAATCGCGTCAATGGCGGTTACATGTCCTTTTTCCTTCGCGTACTCCTCCGAGCATTATGCACTTGATTCTTTTCCGCTTGTTTTCGTTGCAATTAACAATCCAGAAAAGCAAGGATCGAGGCCTGAGAACGATACCTTCTCGATGGCCTTATCAATTCGACTCACCCATTAGCGAGGGAGTGTCGGCGGTGTACCCTTCGTTCACCCCCCGGTAGGCCGAAGCGTATCATGAGCATCGAGTTTGTCCGCCGTTTCCTATTGTTGCCTCCTATTGTTGGCTACGCTATCGAGGTCTTGGCGTCTTGCGTCTGCGGGCGCGTTCAAGGGGTGTGCGTTTCAAAAGGCTGTATCGAAAGGTGTGCGTCTTCATCGAATCCTTTACGTCGTCCTTCCGTGTCCGCATCTTGCAATGATCGGGCGTACGAGTTTACGCAGACACTCATTCAAGGGATATGTGAAGGATTTTTCTTGCAATACGTCTCATTTCGAATTTTTTGTGAAAAAGCGAAAAATCGTATCTAGTTAGGCACTTATCGCTCGAAAAAGGAAAGCGCGCACAAGCGTATGCTAACTAGATTTTTTCACGTTCATAACTTGCCGACTCGTGTCGCAATCGGCAGTGCAAGTATCCGGCGAGATGATCCGCCGGCGTTCTCACTTCTTTTCCCGTTGTTTTTTGTAGAGCCTGATTTCTGCCCGGTATATGAGGCGCATCGGAAATCATTTGCCAATGCACGTTTACGCACCAAGACTGGGCAGAAGGTGTGTCGGCCCCGTGTCGGAAGTGTGTCGGGGTGCGTGTCGCCTCCTTTTTTAGGTCTTCTCTAACGCCGAGACCTCGGGGCTCGTCTTGAAGAGCGTCTTCAATTTGTCCGCGGTCTCGAGCAGCTTCCCCGCTGCCCCGTAAGCGCCGACTGCATCTTCCTCTCTCCCTTCTTAGCAAACCAAAGTGTGATAATACTCCTCCATCCTCTAATCTATATGGGGTTATTGTGGAGTCTCCTTGCTAAAGGGTGGAGGAATTGACACGCATGCGGGACAGTCCTCCTCCCATTCGGGATGATAAGTGAGTGCTTCTCGTCTTACCTTCGGGAATTGATTCGCAAGTTGCATGGATTTTCTGCTCTATCTACATGCTTTTAATCGGCAATTCATTGAATTCCTGCCTTTACCCTCAGGAAGCAGTTTAGCTTACTCCTTCATGAAATAGGCGAGGGTTAAACCGTTATGTTGTAAATACCTCTTATCGTGACAACAAGGGTTCAGCGGTTCTATCCTATCACAACAACGCTTTCCTGCTTAATACTCTCTTCTTAATTATCTATCGATGAAATGATGTGCATATTAGCATAGGTTACATTTCGGAGCGATTCAAGACATTCAATTGTATCTTGCAGTCCGTTCCAATTTAATATTACAATAAAGACCTTCGGCGGGGTACTTCTCATATTTTCCCACTTTTGGATTATTTTTAGCTACTTATTAAGATGTTTGTCTCGACGGATGTTTGATAATTTTCGATTTACTTTAAAATTTGATTATTCTAATACGCTCCGATTAAACACCAACTATAATTCATTTTTGAGATAGGAACGCGAAGGCAATGTTTAATGTGCCTTTGACACTATGCTCAAGGTGCGATCGCCTCGGTGACGAAATTGTCCAAAAGCGGTCATGTTGATATCTATCGTGTACTTGATATTATAGTCGTCTTCGTTACCGTAATCTGGATAATCTCTATTTTCCCTAGGGTTCTTCCCTATTGCGTTCACGATTATAAGTTTGAACTTGGATTTGATACAGGTACGTATGAACAATTAATCACACTTTATAGTAATTCTAACTCTTGGAAAGTATTACCCGCTTATCCTGAGTTCCCTATGCCGTATCAAGCATATACTAAATGGATGGAACCTGGCTTCTTCGTTACGGTTTCTGTCTCAAATGGGATTATGGGTGCCGACATCCATTGGTTGTTCAGATATTATCTTCCGGGAATTGTAGGGGTAATTACTACTTTGATTTCGTTTGTGGCTAGTAGAAATCTTACCCGATCAAACATCGGTGGTGGAATCTCTGCTCTATTAGTTTCCTTTTCCTACATTCAAATCAATGCGGTAACAGAATCCTATTATAGACAAATTTTCGCCACAGTAATACTCGTTATGTCGCTCGTCTATCTAGACAAGTATTTTGAGACCAGAAAAACAAGCAATCTCGCATTATTTACCGTCCTCGCTCTGGGGACAGTTGCTTATCATATTGCTGTGTCCTTGTTCGTTTTTTTTGCATATTTGATATCTCTCATCTTTTTTATTTGGATCAAAGATAGAAAAGCGATAAGGTCAATTGTTCTTTCAATTATTTCTGCAATACTGCTGTCTGCACCCGCTTGGATACCGAGATTTGGAGATATCCTGAATACATTCGTTGCAGCGATTTCGACATCTGTCTGGAGAACTTCAACCCTTCCTTCTGGAGAAGGTCTCTGGGCTGGAGGGGGAGCGATCCCAAGTTTATTTTGGTCATATCCACATATCTTAATTGGATATCTGTTGTTCCTTTTCCCTATTGTGGTTTTTTCGATTATAAGTTATTACATTCTTTGGAAAAAACACGCGCTCCATTACACGATACCAGCTCTCTCAATCATACTATGGTTTTATATCGGCCTTTGGCTCTTCTTTGGAAATCGATTTATATTAAATCTCGATCTATTACTCTGCATCATCGCACCAGTTGCAATTGTGTATCTTTATCAAAATACATTAAGGAAACACAGGAGGAGAATACGGGTTCTAGGCGTCGTTTTGATGGCTGCGGTGCTTGTGGTTCCATCCGCATGTATTTCGATTGATAGCCAGCTCAATAAGGCGCCTTACATAACAGAAAACATCGAGGCAATTGATTGGATCGAAAAGAACATTTCTAAGGACAACTCGGTGATCTTCGCACCGGATTACCTCTCTGCCGATCTTATTCAGCTTGGCTACTTGATGGCTGTCTGGGACTTTTCCTTGGCCAGAGAAAACGAACATCCGATGACCATTGCAGAAGAATTCATGCTCAATGCGCCAACAAATCTCACATATATCGAGCAATTCCTGACTGATAACCCAGCATACAAAGATAAGGAGATCTACGTGTTGTGGGGGACCTGGGATCTCGACCGCCCCCTCGTGATGACCAAGAAATTAATTCCTATCGAAGATTACGCCTCCAGTCCTTACTTCAAGTGTGTTTATCACGGATATGCTGAGGTCCTTTGCATTTACAAATATGTGGGCTCTTTCGGTGATTGATTGGATTGATAATAAACATCAATTTTTGCGTACTCTTTTCATTTTTCCTAAAATACCTCGCAGTATCTTTTTCTTCTTTACTAGCAAAAGCAAGGCCCCGACAACAATCGGTATCAATGATATCATCAGGGAATCAAGAATCGAAGGGCCGACATCGATGAGCAAATTCAGAAGAAAAACTGTGAGAGGAATGAGCACCAGAGATAGAGCGAATGAAACCGCAATCCGTTCAATGATTCTAAAAAATCTTTCTTGTGTAGATTTATCCGCGATATTTACCTGTCCCAGCAGCAAATAGGACCAGACAAATCCCGGAAGGAAATAAACGAGAATCGTCCCAATTGCCACCAACAAGAACTCTACAATCATTTCTTTGGCTGCATTGGTTGGCGGCTATTTTATAATATTGTAAATCAAATGAATTTTCCTTCAAAATCGACTCGATTTTTCGCGTTTTAATTGATCTTCGAGTGCTGTTTTTACGCTAAATCTACAAAAGGCCTTTATTACTGGATTGCGGTGCAAGCTAAAGAGCCCTGTCTTCGGAGATCTAGTTTTATGCAAAACAAACGATAAACGATCCCCAGTTTCAAAAAGCCATCATTCAACTTCTACAGAAATTTCCATTCACTTACCAAAAATAGCTCTCCTAAGGGAATAAAAGCGTTTTACTCGTTTTTACCATTTACTTGTCGTCAAGACTTTGTTCGTTAAATGCCGACTGTTGCTCGTTGCATAAACCACAAGCATATTTAAATTAGATCCTCGATAGTTGAATAGCACCCAGAATAGATGATATGCCTCGAATGATCTACTCTTATGAACTAAATCGGATTACTCAAGTCGATAACATTCCTTTTCGAAACTTCCCATTTATTGTCTCTTCTTGATGAGTACGATCGCCGAAATACAAACGACTGCAACTGCAGATAGGATCGCCCCAATTCCTACTGGAGAAAAGATATTTGCGAAGATCGAAACACTTTCAATTTCGATTGTGTGGGTTGAAAAACTTGGCACATAAATGAGAATCTGAGAAATCTTGTCGTTATGCAACACTGTATACATCGCATCGCTTTCCCCGGATCCAGATGCGAAAAGAACCTCCAACGGCTTCGTCGTCTCCTTGATCGTTTTTCCATCAATCTTCACGATCAAATTGGCTTTTTTCATTTCGATTGTGTTTTCGTCGATATTGAGCAGCACAAGTTTTCCTTCGTGATTCTCCGAAGAAACCTCGAGCGCAATCCGATTCTTATAAGCGCTCATAACTTTGACGCGGAACTGATGATGGTATTCCATGATATCGTACATCGCACTGCCATTACGCACGAGCAGCGAGATTTCGCAGCCCAGTCTGTTCTGCACGATCGCATAGAAGAGCGCCTCCTCCGCGGTCAGACTCCTGTTGGCAAACGCTGGTATCGCCCTGAACATGATGTGATTTCCTTCTGTCGTCACATTAACGAAAGTTCCATCGCTTCCCATTTCTGTCGTTATTGTTCCGTCATCGGTCGCGATGATCGCACGTGCCGATCCCTTTGAAAGAATGACAGCTTCTCTATCAGCGAACTGTCCACCGATTCCAGAGCCGACGATCCGGGTGATCTCGATGTCATCTGCCAGTTGGAAGGAGACAAAAACACGCGTGACATTTGAAACAACATGATACATGCCTGTTGGGTTATCATGAATGATGATCTGAACCGACCCGTTATCCGCGTGCAACACGGCCCCGCGAACAACGGGTGCGTCAGGATCAAAATCATCGATGAGAATTCGATCAAAAAATCTGATCGTTTCATTTTTGAACTTCAGGGTGTAATCCGTCACCGTGCCGGTCATCTCATCGTAGAAGAAATCGATGAAGTATCCGTCAGCAACTCCATTAGAGTACGAGAATGATGCAAAGAGTGCGTAGCGCATTCCCTCCTGCATCATCTCTCGCATCTGTTCTTCCATATGCTGTTGGTCGCCGCCGTGCATGAATCCCATGCCGTCGTGCCACATCTGACCGTCGGACCAGTTCCAGGCGCGATCGCCCATTCCCATCCCGTTGCCCGATTGTGGCGTCGGTGTATTCGGCATCATTCCGCCGTCTGCCGATGCTGAGCTCGAGAGAAGCGGTGCGATGAGTATGACCGCGATCGCGCCGATCAGGAACTTGATATGCTTAGGGGGCATGGAAAATCTCAAAAAGCCAATCGATCCTGATTCTTAAGCACTTTATGGTTCAAGCATCGAACGCATTCTCAGCCGCGAGTTCATTGAGACTTTTGCAAATTTGATTTTTTCTTGCAATGGTAAATGATGAAAACTTTCTAATGCCTCACAACTTAATCATCATCAGGTATAGAAGATGACACCGATCGATCTATTCCTGAGAATCTGTTTAGCTGGCTTTTCGATCATTCTCGTTGTTGTATCGATCCTTGCGTTTCGCAGGTATCGGGAACCGAGGCTCGCCATCGTTTCGATCGCCTTTTTTTTCTACATGGTTCTATCATTTCTCGTTCTTTTATCAGAGTTCCTTGGACTCGATGAGTTCTCGATGAGTCCTTATCTCGTCGCGCTGAATCTCGCAATACTCCTAAGCCTTTATTTCGCGCTGCTGAAGAGATGAAATGATATGGATGACGCCCTCAACCTCGAGAATAGAAGGAAGATCTACCAGTACATTGCTCAGAACCCGGGAACGTATCTGAGGGAGATGGAGCGCGCACTCTCGATGCAACCTGGCGTTCTCTCCTACCATCTCGATGTCATGGAAAAGCGAGGGCTGATTAAATCCGAAGACGATGGCTACATCAAAAGATATTTTCCCGCCGAGACGTTCAAGCAGCGCGATAGACGCATTGTCTCGCTCTTGAGGCAGGAATCACCAAGAAAAATTCTCCTGCATATGCTTCTTAATGGATCTTCCA
This region of Methanomassiliicoccales archaeon genomic DNA includes:
- a CDS encoding glycosyltransferase translates to MICGRPLIGAASGGTPKLIENGKNEFLYSPGSSDQLASFIEFLHDNPHKCKEMGLNAREFAVKSFSRDRFISSMREIADDLSLIS
- a CDS encoding glycosyltransferase, encoding MDAIKVLVRKGFDVKLAIVGVWDEKYKCHLEELVSTSNLKDRITFTGYVENPTSLIQNSDVLLICS
- a CDS encoding ArsR family transcriptional regulator — translated: MDDALNLENRRKIYQYIAQNPGTYLREMERALSMQPGVLSYHLDVMEKRGLIKSEDDGYIKRYFPAETFKQRDRRIVSLLRQESPRKILLHMLLNGSSSFQSLTNAVGLSKSTLSYHLKKLTSAGIIFSKKVEREFVYGIENPDEVANLLITLQESLESDAVDRFVDIWRKLGK